The following coding sequences lie in one Biomphalaria glabrata chromosome 18, xgBioGlab47.1, whole genome shotgun sequence genomic window:
- the LOC106063595 gene encoding uncharacterized protein LOC106063595 isoform X4, with protein MTIRYQEAWVELKCSAPCSSHNNGSVQLYSLRAVTVNFCADSYTGNLTGTKITAQNPIGVIAGNCWSGIEKNCNTFGVIKDMTLEMFLPTVSFGKEFITFKVYSVRFQYEVENLILSVTDSTRVAIISKRSYVSVTIPKAGDTHSFSFQGQDGPQMITSNHPIQVMQIFRPYCLDSVRNLYSFGGVALSLLLPTNMYFNFYSWSIPIPGWLATMVIIKQIGVQVEVLDEKQTTINSTTWKAGKEPWLVGEFKIRKQYQASSESLFGCYVFGIDARITYMHMAGYSLNVECNTSQPEPSDNIDNDCDGLIDEEVEDGRDSDHDFLVDEDIKKKINGEWSKWEGWQCHNDTHQTRARYCNSPKPEHGGNMCQGTSKESIFVNMCGAITTPKPNFGVWSQWSEWDCSIPCSDGTQLIQRLRQCVTVNTAYGQHCAGKKGDIRPCSLCKENSGGVCASFHWGEACEKECYNCQDPCSKHEGICSGCKAGYKNFLNACEEACGWDEYGEDCKFSCMEKCGADCGERMFGTCLASFNVLYILMVLFLILPLLTILHALTKHKQSLIVDEQSDYAKFSSTTSGTTSSLTGLNKHSPNKPSSTDIDPIQPIETEPNIPESNKAEPKQRKSSKTEPNQPEPQQRKSSKLESNQPEPQQRKSSKSEPNQPEPKQRKSSKTEPNQQEPKQGKSSKTEPNQPEPKQGKSSKTEPNQLKSIKMEPIQPEPKQRKSSKAEPIQRKSIKSEPNQPETTQLTQPQQN; from the exons ATGACTATCAGATATCAGGAAGCCTGGGTAGAATTGAAGTGCTCTGCCCCTTGCAGCTCTCAcaacaacggctcagtacaactCTACAG TTTGAGGGCAGTTACAGTCAATTTCTGTGCAGATAGCTACACTGGCAATCTTACTG GAACGAAAATAACCGCACAAAATCCAATAGGAGTTATCGCTGGAAATTGCTGGAGtggaatagaaaaaaattgcaaCACTTTCGGAGTTATCAAAGATATGACTTTAG AAATGTTCCTGCCAACTGTAAGTTTTGGCAAAGAGTTCATAACCTTTAAGGTTTACAGCGTTAGATTTCAATATGAAGTAGAGAACCTGATCCTTTCTGTGACTGACAGCACTCGTGTCGCCATAATATCAAAGAGATCGTATGTCAGCGTCACTATACCAAAGGCTGGAGATACGCATTCT TTCTCCTTTCAAGGACAAGACGGGCCTCAAATGATTACAAGCAATCACCCCATACAAGTCATGCAGATTTTCAGACCTTACTGCTTGGACTCAGTTAGAAACTTGTATAGTTTCGGTGGAGTGGCGCTCTCTCTGTTGCTTCCAACAAATATGTACTTCAATTTTTACTCTTGGAG cATACCGATTCCGGGATGGTTAGCGACTATGGTCATTATTAAACAGATTGGTGTCCAAGTCGAAGTGTTAGATGAAAAGCAAACCACTAT CAATAGTACTACCTGGAAAGCGGGAAAAGAACCTTGGCTAGTCGGTGAATTCAAGATCCGCAAACAATACCAAGCTTCATCCGAATCGCTATTTGGTTGTTATGTTTTTGGCATTGATGCCAGGATAACTTACATGCATATGGCTGGGTATTCATTG AATGTTGAATGCAACACCAGTCAACCAGAGCCTTCTGATAACATCGACAATGATTGTGATGGGTTGATTGATGAAGAAGTTGAAGATGGCCGAG ACAGTGATCATGATTTTTTAGTGGACGAAGACATCAAGAAGAAAA TTAATGGCGAGTGGAGCAAGTGGGAAGGCTGGCAGTGTCACAATGACACACACCAGACAAGGGCACG TTATTGCAACTCTCCTAAACCTGAACATGGTGGCAACATGTGTCAAGGAACGTCTAAAGAAAGTATATTTGTCAACATGTGTGGAGCAATAACGACACCGAAACCTA ATTTTGGTGTTTGGAGTCAGTGGAGCGAGTGGGACTGTAGCATACCTTGTAGTGATGGAACTCAGCTCATTCAACGATTAAg ACAATGTGTCACAGTGAACACAGCCTACGGACAACATTGTGCAGGAAAGAAGGGGGACATACGACCTTGCTCTTTATGTAAAG AAAACTCTGGTGGTGTATGTGCCTCCTTTCACTGGGGAGAAGCCTGTGAGAAAGAGTGCTACAATTGCCAAGATCCATGCTCTAAGCACGAAGGGATTTGCTCAGGCTGCAAGGCTGGTTACAAAAATTTCCTCAACGCCTGCGAAGAAG CCTGTGGTTGGGATGAGTATGGTGAGGATTGCAAGTTCAGCTGTATGGAGAAGTGTGGGGCGGATTGTGGAGAGCGCATGTTCGGAACCTGTTTAG cctCTTTTAATGTCTTGTATATTCTGATGGTTTTATTTCTAATACTTCCTTTATTGACAATACTTCACGCCTT aaCAAAGCACAAACAATCATTGATAGTGGACGAACAGTCCGATTACGCAAAGTTCTCTAGTACAACATCTGGGACAACTTCGTCTTTGACTGGTTTAAACAAGCACAGCCCAAATAAGCCTAGCTCAACCGATATTGACCCAATTCAACCAATCGAAACCGAACCCAACATACCCGAATCCAATAAAGCCGAACCTAAACAACGCAAATCCAGTAAAACGGAACCAAACCAACCCGAACCCCAACAACGCAAATCCAGCAAATTGGAATCAAACCAACCCGAACCCCAACAACGCAAATCCAGCAAATCAGAACCAAACCAACCCGAACCCAAACAACGCAAATCCAGCAAAACGGAACCAAACCAACAAGAACCCAAACAAGGCAAATCCAGCAAAACGGAACCAAACCAACCT